The window CACTGCATGATCACCTTGCTAACTAGTTATTAACTATGTCATCACTAAATGAAAGACATAAAATCAATCCAAATGAACCCAGTCCAATTCATATTATTAATTCCAATGTGTTGCACATCTTTGAAATGAACTCAGTCAGACTTACTTTGAGTAGATGCAAATGATTGTGTGCACATAACTCACACACATGCCATTTAACTCACCTGTTCTGACTAGTTCTGTTACCTGCAGGCAGATCGGACGAGGTAGGTCCTATGGCTGAAAGGGTAGGATACACCACTAATGTCTGATCTAAAATACAGGGTGGGTGCATCATCATCTGCCAACTAGTTCAAGGTATGAGTGCGAGGTAAGATGGGTGAGCAGTCACTGCTTCCTAGCCCAAAACATGATGTGAACACGCAGAAGTAGGATATTGGTATCATATTTGTTAtgtctcaaatgcatggtaaggGAGTGATGCCCACAGCATCAAGCTGCAAACTCAAGATGCACTCGGGGGAGAGGCCAGCACACAGTTGCTGCCCACCAGCCAGTAAGCTTAAGGTATGAATGGCATGGATGGGCAAAggtgcactgctgctgcctcagctGTGTGTCAAACAAGAGCAGGGCAGACAGGCCCAATGATGAAAAAGTGGTGCTGCCTGCCACTTCACATAGCCTTgtgccagttttcaaaaaggcacATCCTGCTGAAAAGAGCGGCTGAGCCGGCAGGCCattgctcctcctccctcagtCCCTCCTTGCTTCCCAGGTGCACAATAGGAAGACAGGGAATTATGCTACTGCTGGCTAGGAGTGGGAGAAATGACTGGCAACGCCTCACTGAAAGTCTCTCTCTGTTGTACTGCAGCATGGGGCCCTGAGCAACTACCCGCCCCAACAGCATCCCTCCCCCATTCAGATGGTGCTGGGTAGATAGAAATAAATGATGCAGTCATCAATTTATTCTTTACTTGAAGCATTCAATACATAAGTCTATAAAATTACACATGCTGTGAAGAGagagtttttctccttctctcacaacactagaaacaggggacaccccatgaaatggattgccaggaaatttagggccaagtactttttcacacagtgcataattgatctatggaattccctgccatggtatgtggtgatggccaccagcttggatggctttaaaagctgcttagacaaattgatggagaacAGGTCCATCAATagttactagtcttgatgactatgaGCTACCGCCAGGCTCGGAGGCAGGATACCTTCAAGTacaagttgcagggaagcaagagcaggagagagggcatgctttcatctcttgtatgtgggcttcccagaggcatctgatgggccaccgtATGAAACTAgacaggccttgagcctgatccagcagggctgttcttatgttctattaaGCAGTTACAAGACTCAACTTCTACAAAAACCCCTCTTCTACTTTTATCAGCCTTACAAATTATTACTCAGGGTAGGTGGATTAAACCCAGATTCTTAAAGTGATTTTAGGAACATatccagtttttgttttaatcagAGTTGGTGATGTTCACACATTAACACTGAAATCAGAGAAACAGAAGAGATGATGGGAAAGACGAACAGAACAGAAAACAAGGTTCTTTCTCTATCTGAGCACATCTGAAAAAATACTGATAAGTCCTAAAGGTGTTGTTTAAGTATAGTAACCACCCAAACTACCTACACAAAATGACAAATTTGGGAAGCTCCTGTTGTGGGAAAAGTTTATTACAAGAGTAACACAATTCAAGATAAAATCTGTACTATGTTGGTTGCAATATTAAATGTGAAATTATGTTAGAACTTTATTAGTAACTTTAAACAGGCACTTGTTAGGTGAAGTGCTCAAATCAATTTCAGCATCTTGGAACCTTTGTGATAAGAGGAAGTGTACACCCAGTTGTAGTCGAGACTTGCCCTATGTTTCTGATTAAAATTTTTACCTACATACATCAAAAAGTTGCCCtatgtccttttaaaaagtaatctttAATGACAGTCTAGTACTACCTCCCCCATCTTCAAGTAAAGCTATGAAACAAATTCAATGCGAGTGTTCATAATATTATACAGGTATTTTGGATTACTTTCTCTTATCAATATGAGCacaagcattatttatttattatatcaccattccaaaaatggctcagggtggtttacattatgGCTATGTATGTATGGAGGGAAAAGATGAATCAACTGGCCCTGGTTAAGGAGTGCATTGCTTCTATTCTATTGTTACATGCCAATTTACTCCCTCCTCCACATGTAGCAGtctaaatgcaagccagggtggcagggaggacacTGCCTCTCTTCACCTCACATTAGTCACATACACTGGGCAAAAGGAAAGAGGTTTATCTCCATCATTCTTTTTGCATTGCCCTGGACAGCATTCCAGAACAGGGACATCTGACAATATACCATTGATTTCTGCTAGGATACAGGGAATTTTATTAAGCATATCATCAACCAACCTATTTATAAGGCCATACACTGAATATATAGTCATGTAATGCATATAATGATCTTAACCATGTGCAGTTTGGTTATTTAGAAAGGATAATGTAATAAATCAAAATCTGATTATATCTGGAGAATTCTCTCAGATATATTTATGTGTGGTATACATATTTCTCAAAGCCATATAcagcaccactgttccctctaaagcatgcgtatgctcacaagttttctgatgttcgctcagttaattttagatcccgctcaggttgaattaggaaggccccactctgaatgcacatgtgcacacactaccttgatactgctgcctagaacaaaactcattccgcagagagatgaaaaaaattagagggaccactgtacagcaCCAAAAGACGTATCATTTTTAACTAGTACAGGTGTTATTTTCTGTATTCGTTCGGATTCTCAAATAAATTTCTTCTCCAAAGAGTATCTAAAAGTTTTGTTATATACAAACAATGGATAATATCCAGACTCAGCTAGTCTGGATTAAgtctaattgattttaatggtgcttaATCATCATTAATTAGTCTGGATACTGCCTAAAAATATCaagacttttggggggggggaagcataagACTTCTCCTTACCTCAATATCAAGTACTTCCACAGTGTTATCCAAAAGCTTTATCTTGATCTGTAGCGACCTCTCATGTGTTTTAGCAGGTGTTGATGCTATGGCTGAGGAGAGGTTCTGTCCTGGCTCCAGGGTGCTCACTCCCGAATTTTTTTGGACTCCCAAACGAGAACCTGGCGTCTGTAATACTCTGTAGGTACCTTCTATCTCCCCCATTTTTCACCATCAAGCAATACTCAAAGAACtaagaggggaaaacacacacaagaaTAGGCTATGAAGTGCTTTAAAAATGAGATTTCAAGAATGAATACATTATGCATTTGTATATACATTATATAGATGCCTAGTTTTTAGAACTATAGATAAGGCCACGTTATCCCCTGATTCATTACCCACGGTCaggtaaaagacacccaacctcggcatatgtgGGGGGGTGGGTGCATTGATCTCGTGTATCTGTGGGttggaggtggccggaaatgaccacgaagatcatttccggctgccatttggtttctcagagccacaaaatggtcgttttaaaaaataaaacaaaataatgctTATTTTCAGCCAGTTTTCGGGCATTACGGGAGCTTCCCCCCGTGTTCCCTCCAAAAATTTGGCCAAAAGTCAGCATTATTTCTCATTTTCCCAGCGACCAGGAACCTAAGTCCCAAATCCCCACTGCATCAATGCCTCAAAATTCTCAGTTGCCATATCTGCGGTACAACCGCAAAATGGAACCCCTGAGTATATAGAGGTGCTCCCGTATTCTTCTAGCCATTAATGAAGCAGTTTTGTATCCCTGTTCATTCACTGGCCAAGCCAACTAAAGATTTTGGCTCAACTCGCCCATTCAGCATTTCAATTGTTTGCAAGTTAATCTGTAACACAATAAGTGCATTTAACATAGAGATAATCAAATGAAATTCAGTATATATATTCTATGTTTCAAGCAGAGATATAGGTTTTCAGGGGGAAATTGTACTGGAAACATTTCCAGAAAACTGAGTTTGTTTTCTGAAAAGTTACCCATATAAATTTCCCCTCAATATAACATCAGCATTATTTTTCCTTCTCCCCCAAAAAGccctatacaaattttcctgatgccctaaacagattgtgatctgatttggcatgttagtTGACCTATTTATACtgtaaaaaacacaaaacacatctGCTTCATAGTAGTCTCCCCTCAGTGTATCTTGTTTTTCAGGTAGCCAAGCAGAAATTTTTGAAATGGAATTTTTTTCTACTCCATTTCTGGTTTCAAGTTGAAACATTAGTTCAATCTCTGCATCTGTTCTCAAAGGAGGTAATAAAAATGTAACACACATCACAATGCAACATCTCCCTTGAAGACTAAGATGTCTGAACAAGAGCTAGTGTACATGTTCAGGACACCATTCTACATTTAGGCTTGAACCTCAACTTAACCCCCAAATGTGTTTTCAAAGGGCTGGGGTGAGATGGAAAATAGCTGTAATGTACTATCTGAAACAAGGCCATCTGAACATATTGCTTTAGTAGTTATTGTCTGGGGAGAAGTCTCATCCTAGTAAGAGCTTGGGCCTGTTATTTCTCCCACATCTTGTTACATGGAGGGTCCGGGAGCATGGGGGAGGAAACTGAAGAAGTGAATGGATAGTATCATTCTGTTTAGAATGCAGGATCTTCCCACCCTTCCAATCTTGCTCTAGATTAAAGGGAGGGGAAAGTGGAGTAGGGGAGATCCTACATGCCCATGCCACCTACTGTGCTGATATTTCTCTTCAGAAAGaatacatgaacacacacaatccaaaaaagtATAGATGACAAAACAGCAGATTGATATGCACTAAATAAGGGAGACAGAACAGAAAGAGCGAGTTCTGCAGCAGAGAAAAACTTCAATTTTGTTAGTAAGGCACAAATCAAACAGAATAAATTGGCCTACACGGCTCTCAATACTGAAATATATTCGTTATAGCCAGGCTCAGaggtgtagtcacaaattcagaagtggaggtgctctccatgacagccccataGCCATGCGTAGCCACACCCCCAACACACAATACCACTACATTTGCATTTTAATgcagttttattgttttgtgcgCAAACATGCAGGCTGTAAAAACAACTACAACAAAACCTAGAAATAAACCTGCCCAAAATTGCCCCTTTCCTTCAAAGATTAAGtgaagacatgatagaagtctagaCAATTATGCatagtagagagagtgggcagagataattttttctcttaCACCACACAACTGGCTTACCAGACCAACTCTTAATACAAAGATAAGCTCTGTCCCCTCTGTAATAAATTTGTCACTTTACAGACAAAACAACAACTAATTCAGTTTGACCAGAATAACTTGACACTACCAGTGCTGTCGAAGTGCCACCAGATCTGTGCATTGCATTGGGCCAATAATTGGATCAGAGGTGATGCAAGCCTTGTTAGAGAATTTTTCATTGGAACAGATATCAATGAAAATTTTCTCTGAGAAAATACACAATTAGATACAACACACTACTGTATTGTATTGGAATGGGGGCAGACATAATTGCCTGAAAAACCAGCTGCCTGCTGTCTTCGACAAAGAATCTGGCTGCATTCCAAGCAGCCACAGCGGTGGCATTTTTAAATGCCACCTTTACTTCCCTGGACTTgccccacaatgcattgggggaagGAAGCAATGTAATGACACTATGTCCTTTCCCTGGTGCttactgggttttaaaaaaaaaaacttactgGCCACTCTATAGTTACAGGGAATGGCCATTTTTCCCTCCAGTAATGCACTGGGGAAATGGTGTCATGTCATTATATTGCTTCCTTCTCCAATGCACTGTGAATGTGTCCAGGGAGGAAAAGGCAGTGTTTTTAAATGCTGCAGCTGTTTGGAATACAGCCATTTTTGGGGTAGAAAACACAAGGAAGCTAGCTCTTCAAGACAGGTagaccccgccccaccccaatgTATCAGATATTGGCTCAATTTGAAGCATCTCCCCCCCTCCATAGCCAGCACAATAAAATAATTACCTATATCGGAGCATTACTGATTCCTATACCAATAGTGACCTTCAGGCATAACCCTATTCGTTAGGCATAAAGTATAAACATGGTAGGGCACTGATACAATAGAGTTGGAAGCATATTGTAAGTAATCAACACAGTGCAAATGATGAAACAGGCAGTAATTGCCATAAGGTTGCAGTTGAGAGCAAGAcaaagcccctccccctcccagaaactcaccaccaccaccttttttttttctttttaagattgtgggcCTCTTGGGgacaggattattatttttaaatgctgtGAGCCACTTTCAGCCTATGGGATAAAGTgggataaataaaacaaatataaatctAAAAGAAGTTGCCCCGGTCCTTTCATTCATGATCTATATAGTCATCTGAGAGCAGCTTCTACACGCTGTACAACATGTCCAGACTACAAGAGAATTCAGAAAGGTACTTTTGAGCAGCTGCTTCCCAAAGATTTAACAATTCTCTTCTTACAGAGGTCTGAAATCCAAGTTATTTAGAAACAACTTAGTGCCTATTTATTTGAACAAGagtactgtagctggggatgagaAATTTGTGTGATCCAGGGGGAGGGGTTCTTGGGACATTTATTTTTGACTGTGTGTTTTAACTAAAACCTGTGCTAAGCCAAAAAAAAGAGAGCAAGTTCCAAATTAATAGCTGGAACAGAATCAAAGTCCTTAAGCAAatataaatcatttaaaaaaatgcttgtAAAGTCTTTTGTCTCAGCAAAGTGAGTGTAACTCTTGCATGCCAATCCTCTGGAATAACTGGTACATCTTTCTGCCacagtcttgcacaagactgaagggagtgggggaaaAGAAGAGAGAGCAGGACACCATATAAAAACCTAGCTTTCAGAAACAGAATATCTGGAAATATCTGACAAGACATTAACATTTATTCTAAACCAATACTAGAAAAATATTAATCTTCACATTCCCCAATCTGGAAAACAGTTTAATGGAAATTTCCCCATCATTCATAACAAATGTTTTCCCACCAGTGCTCTCCATTTTGCAACACAAAGAGATCAAAGGATGCACTCAAATAACTACAGAATTTCCACTACCTTTCCAATTCTAAAGGAAGAAGATTAATGTACAAAGCTAACATGGATGCAAGAGTGAAAATGGACATGCATCTACATAGCTCATCAAGGTCCCACTGAACATAATGCATCTTAAAATTTATTTTCAATTTAAACATTTCCAAACGATGTGTGGTTTACAATAGGCTGCCATACACAGAATCATCACCAGCAAGGTATAAAAATCAAAACACTCCAGCTTAAAAAGAATCTGAAGCACTTGGAAATCAGGAAGTTTTTTACCTGCCATCTGAAAGTTAGTAGGGAGAGTGCCAAGCAAAACTCCCTGGGCAGGGCATTCCACAGATGGGATACCAACATTAAGACAACTTTAGATCTTATAACTTACCCATTATGCTTCAGATAAGCCAGGAGGAACACTAAAACGAGAGCTACCTCTAATTATGTCAATGCATCAAGAAGCTGAAGGACATATGGGAGAGAGTATTCTACTAATTGAGATGATTTTAGGAGCAGTGCTATAGGTCTCAGAGGCTTGCACACAACACTGCAGAGTATCTGCctatcttcaaaggcagccacccatagagcacattacagtaatatgggagaggtcatccaagAAAAGGGTTACAAGAGACAAGATCCCAATAATCAAAGATAAGGTGCATCTAGTATAGCAGGTAAATCCAGAAGGTGGCACTCCTGGAGACAGATGCTAACCAGAGGTATCCCCCAAGTGCAGACCTGCTCTTTCAGGGGGAGCACAACATCCTCACCAATTCCTCAATTTCAGGTCCCACCTATAACCATCACTTCTGTCTTACCTGGACTGAGCTTCAGCCTGTGGATGCACCTAGGGATGTTCAACTCCATGCAAGGCTCAGAACTATATCTTTAATATGTTTTGTTAATCTTTTGGGAACACTACTGTTTTGTAGAAAAATGCATCCATCATGAACAGAAATGTTTATACAAAGGCTTAGAACATAGAAGCGGtcttatacagaatcagatcattggtccatctagctcagtattgtctgcactgactggcagcagtttctccaaggtttcagacataAGTCTTTcccagacttacctggagatgccagggattgaacctgagaccttctacatgtaaagcagatgctctaccactgagctacagccacccTCAAAGGTAGCATATATGGTTCTCCCATCCAGGCAATgatcacaccaagacctgcttgaCAGCAGAAAGATGGCTGTACTGTGTGCTCTGAGATCATGCTCTGGGGCCTGCCCAGGTTCCATAAAATTCGGCAGAATATCAATTCAAATGAAGATATACAAGAAAAGATCAAGTGTGTCATCAGGTCACGATGTCAACTCccggcgaccacaaagccctgtggttgtttttggtaggaggggcttaccattgccatctcccacgcagtatgagacgatgcctttcagcatctccctatacaagtgtttcctatagtctgggaaacataccagcagagatttgaaccggcaacctctggcttgctagtcaagtcatatccctgctgcgccattaggtggctacacaaGCAGAGACTACCATATATAGCCACTTGACATTTAGCACAATAGAACATATCCCTGCAAATAAGTGAAGAGATAATAAATATTTCTTACTTCCAAGGAAACATAGAATTAGGCTGGAAGTTCCACTGGGTTCAGTTAGGCTTACTCACAGGTAAGTGTggacaggactgcagccttaattcAGCCTTAACTCCTCAGAGGATATTTTTCCACCAAACAGCCAGAATAAATCTGGAATGTTAAGAATAATATGTGATGCCTCTGCATTAAGTAAATGACTGCAAGAGATAGCACTGATTAGGGTAACTTGATGGAAAGGAGTTTTCAAGTATCAGGCATGCTGATGCAGATATCTTTAAGACATACAAAGAAAAGGCCCAAACCCAGAGCTGATCCCAAGAAGTCCAGAGTACTGTGTGACGAGAGCAGTTCAGGAGGAGCAGTGACAAGAAGCTGGTACAGTACACTAATACTCTATGTTACTTGGCATTTCTTTTCTGAAGTGTATGTTCCCCTTCCAGTTTAATATTAAAGTATAAAACCAGACACAGAAGAAGTTGTTACCTCAGCAATCCCACCACCTTGTTTAATCTACTGCAGATTTCCTATATGGAAAGCAGTTCAATATGAGTGAATATAGAGATCATATGTAGATCACAGAGTATAATGACTACATACATATGAATATTACTGTGTACACACAAGCAACAGCTAAGAGAGAAACAGGTTTCACAATGATCCTATGGGAACGTGTCTTCCAGTAGCAAGTCTATAACTTGTTatgagagctccagctataaagcggtatataaatgtaagtgctagtgtaAGTGCTATGTGGCCCTTAAGCTACAATCAAGCATGCTTGCAGAACTCCAAAGGATAAACCAAACACAGTAAGCTTTCCATTACAGCTAGTTACTATCAAAAAGGGATCAAgcgattttagattgtgaacagcccagggacttgtgtatggattggtatacaaatgtgttaaataaataacaaataaataagtgacCGGTTTCAAATGATTGGACGGCAcaagccattaaaaacaataacctGTACATGTACATTGTCCAGTTTAGAACTTATAAGACAATCTGCAAGAGCTTTGCAAACTTTCTGCAGGAAGACGCAAGACGGCTCCCCAAAGTCAGTATCCCGAAGAAACTGACACCCTCGCGCTAAATCTATCCTAACATCAGATCGGTCAAGCACTGCAGCCGGGAAACAGCGCTGCTGCGTCGAGCCCGGCGGCAACCAACGAGAAGTTGGACAGAAGCAGGAATTCCACCCACTCCAGCGAGGGACCTAAGACGCCTCTCTCCTCCGCTCCAACCCTCCGAGCGGCACCGCATACTCCCGACAACAGGAAAAGCCGCCAAGTTTGGGTCAGCCGCGAGACACCGGCGCCGCCGGAGCCCCCTTCAGCGCCCAGCCCAGGCGGAAGAGGGGCCCGGCGCGGACGGGGACCGCCCTGCCGGAGGAAGGAGTGGCGGGCGACACCAACGGCCCGTGTTTTTGTCCCAGAAACAGGGTCGGCGTTCCAGCGGCTgagccgccaccaccgcctcctcctcgaTCTTAGCTTGGGCCACGAGCCTTACAAAGCCACCAAGCGAGCGGCAGCGGCAGCCCTGGGACCGCAGCGAAGGAGCTGTTTCCGTGGACACACGCCTCCGCCCCCGCCCCGGCGGCCCAGCACTGTTTCCCGAGGGAGAACAGGCAGCAGCTCCGAATACCTGAGGAAGGTCGGTCAGTCGGTCTCCCCCCACGCCCAACCCCAGTCGCGTCCTCACCTCAGTCGACGACCGGCGACACCGCCAAGCCAGCCGCGCTCGCGCCTGCTCTGCTGCACCCTTTGCCCGCCTCGGCAACCCGCAGCGCCATCAACAGCCCCCTTGCCAGACACACTGCTTTCATTGGCTGCCGCAGGCTTCTCGGGGCGGGACTTCTCCCACCAGCAGCCCGggcaatgggtgggggggggtgtacgCGCGCCCGGCGGGGCGGGGTTTGCAGCCGCCGCGGCCGAACTCGTGAGAGAGGAGATCGCCGCTCAAGCGAGCCGTGCTGGTGCCGCCGAGGTCGTTGACCTCTGTCCGTACACGTTGGCGCTCGCAAGGCTATACTTTCTTTAATGTTTACAGCGCGAATGGCACGACACCCGGCTAATAACTATTTCACAAGTAACGCTAAGATCGGTTTTTAAGCTGCTAGGCGCGCAGGCAGAAGAGAAAACTCTTCAAACGTTTGTGCCTGGAAGACCGTGACCAAAGTTACAGTGCACTTTAAGTATGACAAGGGAATCTCCATATCCAGTTAATTACCCACTGCTTACAAATCCTGCTATTCCTATTTTATATGACCACACCTATTCCAGCTgcccaccactgagagaccttatttattatttacttatttatttaaaatatttatacctcgcccCTCCTGTGCACTACTGCtaggggcggctcacaacaatcagatagatacaagatacaataaaaataataaaattaactaaattaaaccaaAAAATGTtgccagattaaaaaccacaatcattattagtttcaccttaaaggccaagacagatcatcctggagagaatctatctatatggtctaTCTGCCTAATCTTCTAGCCTGTACTGCTCTGCAACTCCAGTGCCCAGAAACTTTGAACTGCCTGCTGCAGATGTTAGACtgtctcccatcatccctggctgttggccactgtggctaggggtgatgggagttggagtccaaccacAGCTAGCAGGCCAAAGTTGTACAACCCTGTTCTAATGCAATGTCACAGGTATCTTTCTGGCACCCTCAGCCTCCAGTCTGCCCAACTGCTGTTTTTTCATAATCTCCCTTACCTCCAGGCATAGCCCAAGATATGATATTGTCTgagaggaaggatgggatactgcccccgccccaccaccattCCACCTACAATAAGTGTCAATTGCACAGTCAAGTGCCAAACCTTTTCTTGAAATGCACACTTTAAATGCTTCCTCATCTAAAATTATATCTGCTAACAGAAAAGTAGGATGCTAGAGAGAAAATAATTCAGCCCAATATTCTTCGGGACTCATATTTCTATGTGTACAGGTTAAAGCATTTCCTTTTGTTTGTATTGGGGCTTGTTGGGCAGGGGAATATTCGGACATGCAGCTCTATCCAGCCTGACATGAAAGCCAGGCAAGGTTTTACTGGCCCTAACCTGTTGGGTTGTTGGACTTCTCCAACTTGGCCCATACCTCATTTTGTTTGAGCTGCTTACCCACCTTCTTTGGGTTGTATTATTTCTAGGGAAATGCTCAActttaaaaggttttatttttgggttcagaggagggcaatgaagatggtgAGGGAGGGGTCtagaaaccaagtcctgtgaggaatggttgaaggagttggttatgtatttttttacttggagaagactaagggggggggggtgacaatagctgttttcaaatatctgaatggCTGTCATATAGGAGTAgcagcagacttgttctctgctgctgctcctgagggcaggagcccaatgggttgaaattacaaggaagccaaTTTAGGCTAGatagttgattgattaagtgttatctagtcagtgtcgactcttagcgaccacattgattatctccaggatgatctgtcttcaacttggcctttaaggtctctcagtggtgcattcattgctgtcgtaatcgagttgATCCAACTTGccgctggtcgtcctcttcttctctttccttcaactttccccagcattatggacttctcaagggagctggatcttcgcataatgtgtccgaactatgatagtttgagcctggttatttgtgcttcgagtgaaaattctggattgatttgttctgtgatccatttgtttgttttcctggctgtccatggtattctcaaaagtcttctccagcaccaaagttcaaatgcgTCAATACTTTGCCTATCttgcttcaaagtccagcttttgcatccatagagtgtctcgggaaaaaccattgtccaaacgattctgatctttgtagtcaggggcgtaactatgattaggcaaggggaggcggctgcctgggagcccccacgcctcaagggggcccccagaggcaagtcacatgactatatattgtgaagtgtgtgtgtgtgtttgtatcagcgaggggcccattttaaaattttgtctctgggcccactccagccttgttacgcccctgtttgtaggtgtagacacgtcacgacatctaaatatcctttccaaggccttcattgcaactctatcaagtgctagtctgtggcgtatttcttgactgcaggATTATTTACTGTtaatggtcaatcctaaaaggcagaaactatccaccgattttttcattgtcagttctgaggttggttgctgtacccattgtcattagtttagtcttcttgacatttagttgtagtcccattttttcactgtgctccttgactttcattactagaacttgcagacaATCCATATTCTCAGCTATCACAGTGGCGTCTTCAGCGTAGGGCAgattattgatatttcttcctccctttaaaaccacgctcatcttcttccaatccagcttctctcagtatgtgttcagcatataaattgaataaagaagaagaaagtatacagccttgtcttattccttt of the Hemicordylus capensis ecotype Gifberg chromosome 3, rHemCap1.1.pri, whole genome shotgun sequence genome contains:
- the LOC128350607 gene encoding serine/arginine repetitive matrix protein 1-like → MDARIGQALQPGNSAAASSPAATNEKLDRSRNSTHSSEGPKTPLSSAPTLRAAPHTPDNRKSRQVWVSRETPAPPEPPSAPSPGGRGARRGRGPPCRRKEWRATPTARVFVPETGSAFQRLSRHHRLLLDLSLGHEPYKATKRAAAAALGPQRRSCFRGHTPPPPPRRPSTVSRGRTGSSSEYLRKFHQFASPNKLSAYSRLSKENNAKLPMELAQSHKADNSITLIKKPIQQQKSRFLL